Proteins encoded by one window of Elephas maximus indicus isolate mEleMax1 chromosome 5, mEleMax1 primary haplotype, whole genome shotgun sequence:
- the NEUROG2 gene encoding neurogenin-2, protein MFVKSENLELKEEEDVLLLLGSASPASAALTPLTSSAEEEEEEEEEELGASGGARRQRVAEAGPAARGGAAAGAEVGRPARLLGLAHECKRRPSRARAVSRGAKTAETVQRIKKTRRLKANNRERNRMHNLNAALDALREVLPTFPEDAKLTKIETLRFAHNYIWALTETLRLADHCGGGGGGLPGALFSEAVLLSPGGASATLSSCGDSPSPASTWSCSNSPAPSSSASSNSTSPYSCTLSPASPAGSDMDYWQPPPPDKHRYAPHLPIARDCI, encoded by the coding sequence ATGTTCGTCAAATCCGAGAACTTGGAGTTGAAGGAGGAAGAGGATGTACTGCTGCTGCTCGGCTCGGCCTCCCCGGCCTCGGCGGCCCTGACCCCGCTGACATCCAGCgccgaggaagaggaggaggaggaggaggaggagttggGCGCTTCTGGCGGTGCGCGGCGGCAGCGCGTGGCCGAGGCCGGGCCTGCAGCGCGGGGCGGAGCGGCAGCGGGCGCCGAGGTCGGCCGGCCTGCGCGGCTGCTGGGCCTGGCACACGAATGCAAGCGGCGACCCTCCCGGGCCCGGGCCGTCTCTCGAGGCGCTAAGACTGCCGAGACAGTGCAGCGCATCAAGAAGACCCGCAGGCTGAAGGCCAACAATCGCGAGCGCAACCGCATGCACAACCTCAACGCGGCGCTGGATGCGCTGCGCGAGGTGCTTCCCACGTTCCCCGAGGACGCCAAGCTCACCAAGATTGAGACCCTGCGCTTCGCCCACAACTATATCTGGGCCCTCACGGAGACCCTGCGCCTGGCCGATCactgcgggggcgggggcgggggcctgCCGGGAGCTCTCTTCTCAGAGGCGGTGTTGCTGAGCCCGGGAGGCGCTAGCGCCACCCTGAGCAGCTGCGGGGACAGCCCATCGCCCGCCTCCACGTGGAGTTGCAGCAACAGCCCCGCGCCGTCCTCCTCCGCGTCCTCCAACTCCACCTCCCCCTACAGCTGCACTTTATCGCCTGCCAGCCCGGCGGGTTCAGACATGGACTATTGGCAGCCACCACCTCCCGACAAGCACCGCTACGCACCTCACCTCCCCATAGCCAGGGACtgcatctag